A genomic segment from Gemmatimonadota bacterium encodes:
- a CDS encoding creatininase family protein, with product MPRPYILAETNWKAVSSTEYDVAVLPWGATEAHNYHLPYATDVMECDAVAAESARRAWEAGAKVIVLPTVPFGVNTGQLDIELCLNMNPSTQAALLGDLVSALEGQGIHKLVVLNGHGGNDFKQMIRELQPTTEVFLCSLNWYTCVDPAPYFDEPGDHAGELETSVMQHIAPDLVLPLSEAGDGSQRKPSIAGLRERWVWAPRPWTRVSRDTGTGNPAHATPERGEHFFEAVVARISGFLIELAAADMDTLYE from the coding sequence ATGCCTCGTCCATACATTCTCGCCGAGACCAACTGGAAGGCCGTCTCGTCCACCGAGTACGATGTTGCCGTGCTTCCGTGGGGCGCGACCGAAGCCCACAACTACCATCTGCCATACGCTACCGACGTGATGGAGTGTGATGCAGTCGCCGCCGAGTCGGCTCGGCGCGCGTGGGAAGCGGGCGCGAAGGTCATCGTGTTGCCGACCGTCCCGTTCGGTGTCAACACCGGGCAGCTCGACATCGAGCTCTGCCTCAACATGAATCCGAGCACCCAGGCCGCATTGCTGGGCGATCTCGTGAGCGCGCTCGAAGGGCAGGGGATACACAAGCTCGTCGTCCTCAACGGACATGGCGGCAACGACTTCAAGCAGATGATCCGCGAGTTGCAGCCCACAACCGAAGTCTTCCTCTGCTCGCTCAACTGGTACACATGCGTCGATCCGGCGCCGTACTTCGACGAGCCCGGCGATCACGCCGGCGAGCTCGAGACGAGCGTGATGCAGCACATCGCGCCGGATCTGGTGTTACCGCTCTCCGAGGCTGGCGATGGGAGTCAGAGGAAACCCTCGATTGCGGGACTGCGCGAGCGCTGGGTCTGGGCGCCGCGCCCCTGGACTCGCGTGTCCAGGGACACCGGAACCGGGAATCCCGCTCATGCGACTCCGGAGCGGGGAGAGCACTTCTTCGAGGCCGTGGTCGCCCGGATATCGGGTTTTCTCATCGAGCTGGCAGCGGCGGACATGGACACGTTGTACGAATAG
- a CDS encoding error-prone DNA polymerase — protein MSYVELRAHTAFSFGDGAVTPEALVSRAARLGYEAIGITDTADLGGVVRAKVAADERGIKLIAGTELRVDGKPMAFLARDIDGCRNLASLITHARVGAIASWSPTNRQRMRGMPSVPWSYVAEHAGGLHLLTGPASGALAHLVGEGRRDEAERTLHEWREVFNGRIAVEVQRHRGCGDESALAGALVDLATTAATPWVVCNDPRYLGDNSRLIHDMLTALRAGLDLDRAAERGLLHPNGEWHLKSPDTMLEMWTGLEGGIEESERIASECDFSVRWLRPPLPAFPIPDDADADEYLRVKVYEGATIRWGAALSDKQRAQLDHELGVIRRLGFAGFFLVMWDAVRFARSRNILCQGRGSAASSAVAYCLGVTAVDPILNGLLFERFLSEARVPGPSGEYTEAPDIDLDIEHDRREEVLNYVYGKYHREHSAITCTVQTYRAPNAILDAMRALGYPVELGLELSKRLHRFDPEAGATRVQEALAAQFGVDLTCPRGLAILTAMSAFEGLPRMRSTHVGGFVLSRDLLGDYLPIEHTSMGRTIIQFDKDDLDYIGSPKFDFLGLGALALVRRAFDSIETRSGRRLELYELPQNDAPTFDMISSGETVGTFQIESRAQIASILNTRPQTMYDIVVQISLIRPGPIQGEFVHPYTRRRRGLEMPGYAHPALEPILRRTYGIPIFQEQAMAISSVLGGFTPPEADRLRRTMGNIRKKTRLENVLAELTERMVNNPAPDPPVTREVAEQISRDLSTFANYGFPESHAWSFALIAYATAYLKCHYATDFYLGLLNAQPMGFYPNATIIHEARRHGVEVRPPCLRDGRRICTTEVAPMSEQPALRIGWRHIRGVGDRTLDRLEAAQVLSPFTSIADVVERVALTRAESLQLARAAAFGAWESDRRRAAWEALRAVGDNLPLAPAHRFRYDPRELDERELIFLDYQATGICVTGHPMEHVRERLCKAGVVASRDMQDLRDGQRVVIAGLVTVRQRPGSAKGTIFILLEDEWGFVNVIVSPKLVDRYNDIVKYARFIVVEGWFERDGGVTNVVGRRFRELKVEQLVYGSHDFH, from the coding sequence ATGTCTTACGTGGAGCTGCGTGCGCATACCGCGTTCTCGTTCGGCGACGGAGCGGTCACGCCGGAGGCACTGGTATCGCGTGCGGCCAGGCTCGGATACGAGGCAATAGGCATCACGGACACGGCGGACCTTGGAGGCGTCGTGCGAGCGAAAGTAGCGGCCGACGAGCGTGGTATCAAGCTCATCGCCGGCACCGAGCTGCGCGTCGATGGAAAGCCGATGGCGTTTCTTGCTCGCGACATCGACGGCTGTCGCAACCTCGCATCGCTCATTACTCATGCGCGAGTCGGAGCGATCGCTAGCTGGTCGCCAACCAACCGGCAGCGCATGCGCGGAATGCCGAGTGTGCCGTGGTCGTACGTGGCGGAGCATGCGGGAGGATTGCATCTGTTGACGGGCCCTGCGTCCGGCGCGCTTGCGCATCTCGTGGGCGAGGGTCGGAGGGATGAAGCCGAACGGACTCTTCATGAATGGCGGGAAGTTTTCAACGGCAGAATCGCGGTGGAGGTGCAACGTCATCGCGGATGTGGTGACGAGAGTGCTCTCGCCGGTGCGTTAGTTGATCTTGCAACGACGGCGGCTACTCCATGGGTAGTCTGCAACGACCCGCGCTATCTGGGTGACAACAGCAGGCTCATTCATGACATGCTCACCGCGTTGCGTGCGGGTCTCGATCTCGATCGCGCCGCGGAGCGCGGCTTGCTGCATCCGAATGGTGAATGGCATCTCAAATCGCCCGACACGATGCTCGAGATGTGGACCGGACTGGAAGGCGGAATCGAGGAGAGCGAGCGCATCGCATCGGAGTGTGATTTCTCGGTGCGCTGGCTCAGACCACCATTGCCGGCGTTTCCAATTCCCGATGACGCAGATGCAGACGAGTATCTGCGAGTGAAGGTGTACGAAGGCGCAACGATACGTTGGGGCGCGGCACTGAGCGACAAACAGCGCGCGCAGTTGGACCACGAGCTGGGGGTGATCCGCAGGCTTGGCTTCGCTGGATTCTTCCTCGTGATGTGGGATGCCGTACGATTTGCGCGCAGCAGGAATATCCTCTGCCAAGGTCGCGGAAGTGCGGCAAGCTCAGCGGTCGCGTACTGTCTCGGCGTGACTGCGGTCGATCCGATTCTGAACGGTCTGCTGTTCGAGCGATTCCTCTCCGAGGCACGGGTGCCGGGGCCCAGTGGCGAGTACACCGAAGCGCCAGACATAGATCTCGACATCGAGCACGACCGTCGTGAAGAAGTGCTCAACTATGTGTATGGCAAGTATCATCGCGAGCACTCCGCGATCACCTGCACGGTTCAGACATATCGTGCACCGAATGCAATACTCGATGCAATGCGCGCGCTGGGATACCCGGTCGAGCTTGGGCTCGAGCTGTCGAAGCGGCTGCATCGCTTCGATCCTGAAGCAGGAGCGACCAGGGTCCAGGAAGCACTTGCCGCGCAATTCGGTGTCGATCTGACCTGTCCGCGAGGACTCGCGATCCTGACAGCGATGTCGGCGTTCGAAGGACTGCCGCGCATGCGCTCGACGCACGTGGGCGGTTTCGTGCTTTCCAGGGATCTGCTCGGCGATTACCTGCCGATCGAGCATACGAGCATGGGACGCACGATCATTCAATTCGACAAGGATGATCTGGATTACATCGGCAGTCCGAAGTTCGACTTCCTCGGCCTGGGCGCGCTCGCTCTGGTGCGACGCGCATTCGATTCGATCGAGACGCGGAGCGGCAGGCGGCTCGAGTTGTACGAGCTGCCGCAGAACGACGCGCCGACGTTCGACATGATCTCGAGTGGTGAGACCGTTGGCACTTTCCAGATCGAGAGCAGAGCACAGATCGCCTCGATTCTCAATACGCGTCCGCAGACCATGTACGACATTGTCGTACAGATATCGTTGATTCGTCCCGGCCCGATCCAAGGTGAATTCGTGCATCCATACACACGCCGGCGGAGGGGACTCGAAATGCCTGGCTACGCGCATCCGGCTCTGGAGCCAATCCTTCGGAGGACGTACGGGATCCCGATCTTTCAGGAGCAGGCGATGGCGATTTCGTCGGTGCTCGGAGGGTTCACTCCGCCCGAAGCCGATCGTCTGCGCCGGACGATGGGAAACATTCGCAAGAAGACGCGACTCGAGAACGTGCTCGCCGAGCTGACGGAGCGCATGGTGAACAATCCAGCTCCGGATCCGCCGGTAACGCGCGAAGTGGCGGAACAGATCAGCCGCGACCTGTCGACCTTCGCGAATTATGGATTTCCGGAATCACACGCGTGGAGCTTTGCGCTCATTGCTTATGCCACCGCGTATCTCAAATGTCACTACGCAACCGACTTCTACCTGGGTCTTCTGAACGCGCAGCCGATGGGATTCTATCCCAATGCGACGATCATTCACGAAGCGCGCAGGCACGGCGTGGAAGTGAGACCACCCTGCCTGCGTGACGGCAGGCGGATATGCACTACGGAGGTTGCGCCGATGTCGGAGCAACCGGCATTGCGCATTGGCTGGCGGCACATCCGAGGTGTAGGTGATCGCACACTCGACAGATTGGAAGCGGCTCAGGTTCTGTCACCATTTACTTCCATCGCCGACGTCGTCGAGCGTGTCGCGCTCACACGCGCCGAGTCGCTGCAGCTTGCGCGCGCTGCTGCCTTTGGTGCGTGGGAGTCGGATCGCAGGCGTGCGGCATGGGAGGCGTTGCGCGCGGTTGGCGACAACCTCCCGCTGGCACCCGCGCATCGCTTTCGCTACGATCCCCGGGAGCTCGACGAGCGGGAGCTGATATTCCTGGATTATCAGGCTACGGGGATATGCGTGACAGGTCATCCCATGGAGCACGTGCGCGAGCGTCTCTGCAAGGCTGGTGTCGTTGCAAGTCGTGACATGCAGGATTTGCGCGATGGACAGCGCGTCGTGATCGCCGGTCTCGTAACCGTGCGTCAGAGACCTGGCAGTGCAAAGGGCACCATCTTCATCCTGCTCGAAGACGAGTGGGGTTTCGTCAACGTGATCGTCTCACCAAAGCTCGTCGATCGCTACAACGATATCGTGAAATACGCGCGCTTCATCGTGGTCGAGGGGTGGTTCGAGCGGGACGGTGGAGTCACGAACGTAGTGGGGCGCAGATTCCGGGAGCTGAAGGTCGAACAGCTGGTGTACGGATCTCACGATTTCCATTGA
- a CDS encoding sigma 54-interacting transcriptional regulator → MPQFPQTFGALKRSAYAAPGMVNRTVKDELRSNLLDRLAKGGQLFHGVLGYEDTVMPQIANAVLSRHNFILLGLRGQAKSRILRALTTLLDEVVPIVAGSEVNDDPFHPISKYARQLIAEAGDDTPIAWADRDSRYVEKLATPDVTIADIIGDVDPIKAARGGHLLSDELTIHYGMLPRANRGIFALNELPDLSGKVQVGLFNIMQEGDVQIKGYPVRLPLDVLLVFSANPEDYTARGKIITPLKDRIGSEIVTHYPETVEIGMAITRQEAWADRGVMRVRVPDFMEEVIERIAFEARTDKRIDRRSGVSQRMPITVLENVISNAERRSVETGESEAVPRIADVYSALPAITGKIELEYEGEIVGGPTIARELIRRAADATFRERAGLVDTDEIVMWFDAGGALQVSDDVSATSVVKGFESVPTLIDTVEEAGLASRSDIPLVAAACELVLEALVARRKISRSDEGRYGRAVNEKRRRPGEDYFGGLSA, encoded by the coding sequence GTGCCTCAATTTCCGCAAACATTTGGTGCCCTGAAGCGATCGGCCTATGCCGCGCCGGGCATGGTCAACAGGACGGTAAAGGACGAGCTGCGCAGCAATCTGCTGGACCGGCTCGCCAAGGGTGGCCAGCTGTTTCATGGCGTCCTCGGATACGAGGACACGGTAATGCCGCAGATCGCCAACGCGGTGCTGAGCCGACACAACTTCATACTTCTCGGGCTTCGCGGGCAGGCCAAATCGCGGATTCTCCGGGCGCTGACGACGCTGCTGGACGAGGTGGTGCCGATCGTCGCGGGCAGCGAGGTCAATGACGATCCGTTCCATCCGATCTCCAAGTACGCCCGTCAACTGATCGCGGAGGCAGGCGACGACACGCCGATCGCCTGGGCGGACCGCGACAGCCGTTATGTGGAGAAGCTTGCCACGCCCGACGTCACCATCGCCGACATAATCGGAGATGTGGACCCCATCAAGGCAGCTCGTGGAGGTCATCTCCTCTCGGATGAGCTGACGATCCACTACGGCATGCTGCCACGCGCCAATCGCGGGATCTTCGCTCTCAACGAGCTGCCGGATCTCTCGGGCAAGGTGCAGGTCGGGCTGTTCAACATCATGCAGGAGGGCGACGTTCAGATCAAAGGCTATCCGGTGCGGCTGCCGCTCGATGTGTTGCTGGTGTTCTCCGCCAACCCCGAGGATTACACGGCGCGCGGCAAGATCATCACGCCGCTCAAGGACAGAATCGGGAGCGAGATCGTGACGCACTATCCTGAAACGGTCGAGATCGGAATGGCGATCACGCGTCAGGAGGCGTGGGCGGACCGCGGCGTAATGCGGGTGCGGGTTCCGGATTTCATGGAGGAAGTGATCGAGCGCATCGCATTCGAGGCGCGCACGGACAAGCGCATAGACCGTCGCTCCGGCGTGTCTCAGCGCATGCCGATCACGGTTCTCGAAAACGTGATATCGAACGCCGAGCGACGGTCGGTGGAGACTGGAGAATCGGAGGCGGTGCCGAGGATTGCGGATGTGTATTCGGCGCTGCCGGCCATTACCGGCAAGATCGAGCTGGAATATGAGGGCGAGATCGTGGGTGGTCCGACGATTGCCCGGGAGCTGATCCGGCGTGCTGCCGATGCGACGTTCCGGGAGCGCGCCGGTCTCGTCGACACTGACGAGATCGTGATGTGGTTCGATGCCGGCGGGGCACTTCAGGTATCCGACGACGTATCCGCGACGTCGGTGGTGAAGGGTTTCGAGAGCGTGCCGACGCTGATCGACACGGTGGAGGAAGCAGGGCTGGCCAGCCGGTCGGACATTCCACTCGTCGCCGCCGCGTGCGAGCTGGTGCTCGAGGCGCTGGTGGCCAGGCGCAAGATCTCGCGGTCCGACGAGGGACGTTATGGCCGCGCGGTGAACGAGAAGCGCCGGCGTCCGGGCGAGGATTATTTCGGCGGGCTTTCAGCGTAG
- a CDS encoding beta-eliminating lyase-related protein: MQETKTLPNFASDNWAPAHPDVMDAVVRANNGPVPAYGGDPYTQEAEALIRREFGATAQPFFVFTGTGANVLSIESCIRPYEAILCSDTAHIHTSEWGAVERMTGSRILPIHAPDGKITADGVAAAIPHQDGHAGARPGVVSLTQATEYGTIYRPDEVSAIAHIAHENGMYVHMDGARIANAAAALDLSLREVSTGCGVDVLSFGGTKNGAFCAEAIVFMNEHLARDFTLRRKQAMQMASKLRYMSVQFTALLTNDLWLRNARHANAMARRLSDGLASIPSIKVTQKVEANEVFVIVPERVIAPLSQAASLHVWNEAMSELRLVCSFQTSEDDVDGFVARATSLARDAGHSC; encoded by the coding sequence ATGCAAGAAACGAAAACACTTCCCAACTTCGCCAGCGACAACTGGGCGCCCGCGCATCCAGACGTCATGGACGCCGTGGTTCGCGCCAACAACGGCCCCGTGCCGGCGTACGGTGGGGATCCATATACGCAGGAAGCCGAGGCACTGATCAGGCGGGAGTTCGGCGCGACGGCGCAACCTTTTTTCGTGTTCACCGGAACGGGCGCGAACGTTCTCTCCATCGAGAGCTGCATACGTCCGTATGAAGCGATACTGTGCAGTGATACTGCGCACATTCATACCAGCGAGTGGGGAGCGGTGGAGCGCATGACGGGCTCCAGAATTCTCCCGATTCATGCGCCCGATGGAAAGATCACCGCGGATGGTGTCGCTGCAGCGATACCGCATCAGGACGGACATGCCGGAGCGAGGCCGGGCGTCGTGTCATTGACTCAGGCCACTGAGTACGGAACGATCTACAGGCCGGACGAGGTGAGCGCGATTGCTCACATCGCTCACGAGAACGGAATGTACGTGCACATGGACGGCGCGCGCATCGCGAACGCCGCGGCGGCGCTCGATCTCTCGCTGCGCGAAGTATCCACGGGGTGCGGAGTCGACGTGCTCTCATTCGGCGGAACGAAGAACGGTGCGTTCTGCGCCGAGGCGATCGTGTTCATGAACGAGCATCTTGCACGTGATTTCACGCTGCGTCGCAAGCAGGCAATGCAGATGGCATCCAAGCTGCGCTACATGTCGGTCCAGTTCACCGCACTTCTCACGAACGACCTGTGGCTTCGCAATGCACGCCATGCGAATGCGATGGCTCGACGCCTGAGCGACGGGCTGGCGTCGATCCCGAGCATCAAAGTCACGCAGAAAGTCGAGGCGAACGAAGTATTTGTCATCGTCCCCGAGCGCGTGATTGCGCCGTTGAGCCAAGCCGCTTCTTTGCACGTCTGGAACGAAGCGATGTCGGAGCTGAGACTGGTGTGTTCGTTCCAGACCAGCGAGGACGATGTCGACGGTTTTGTTGCGCGCGCGACCAGTCTCGCTCGCGACGCTGGTCACTCCTGCTAG
- a CDS encoding heterodisulfide reductase-related iron-sulfur binding cluster, producing the protein MTEATRPPCADTPLAQEQAGLDACVHCGFCLQACPTYLALEDENDSPRGRIVLMRALVDGKLAPSDPDLREHIDRCLGCRACETACPSGVPYGHLLEATRATLRGGQAPTAASRALLRVFAHRPLMRAAMAFARLLAATPIPTLLMKLPGRMGFAMAMLASTEFPLERGKYRAEGDGTNGSAALLLGCVMEGLFTATNRATERVLTRNDYRMTAAPGQGCCGALHAHAGDLDAARRLARRNIVAFERSGAQYVVANAAGCGAMMKEYAHLLSGDPEWADRAREISSRVRDVSELLAAACPRPGGVIPFTVAYDAPCHLQHAQRVTTAPIAVLQAIPGVQLVPLDESDQCCGSAGIYNLIEPETSDAVLERKLDRIGASHAALVATGNPGCLMQIGAGLLRSDMRARAVHPIDLLDASYAAD; encoded by the coding sequence ATGACGGAGGCGACCAGGCCGCCATGCGCTGACACGCCGCTCGCGCAGGAACAGGCCGGGCTCGACGCGTGTGTGCACTGCGGGTTCTGTCTGCAGGCGTGTCCGACATATCTGGCCCTGGAGGACGAGAACGACTCGCCGCGCGGCCGGATCGTCCTGATGCGTGCGCTGGTTGACGGGAAGCTGGCGCCGAGTGATCCCGATCTGCGGGAGCACATCGATCGGTGTCTCGGCTGTCGCGCGTGCGAGACAGCGTGCCCGTCCGGAGTGCCGTACGGACATCTGCTGGAAGCTACGCGTGCGACGCTACGCGGTGGGCAGGCGCCGACGGCCGCTTCGCGCGCCCTTCTCCGTGTATTTGCGCACCGGCCGTTGATGCGCGCCGCGATGGCGTTTGCGCGGCTCCTGGCGGCGACACCGATTCCGACGCTGTTGATGAAGCTGCCCGGAAGAATGGGCTTCGCGATGGCGATGCTCGCGTCCACCGAATTTCCACTCGAGCGGGGCAAGTATCGCGCGGAGGGTGATGGGACGAACGGCAGCGCCGCGCTGCTGCTGGGCTGCGTGATGGAGGGACTGTTCACCGCGACGAATCGTGCCACCGAGAGAGTGCTGACGCGGAATGATTATCGCATGACCGCTGCACCGGGACAGGGCTGTTGCGGGGCGCTGCACGCGCATGCCGGTGATCTGGATGCGGCGCGCAGACTTGCACGACGCAACATCGTCGCGTTCGAGCGTTCCGGTGCACAATACGTGGTCGCGAACGCAGCAGGTTGTGGCGCGATGATGAAGGAATACGCGCATCTGTTGAGCGGGGATCCCGAGTGGGCCGATCGCGCGCGCGAAATATCGTCCCGTGTGCGAGATGTGAGCGAGCTGCTGGCCGCGGCCTGTCCGCGCCCGGGCGGAGTAATTCCCTTCACCGTTGCGTACGATGCACCGTGTCATCTGCAGCATGCGCAGCGCGTGACGACCGCCCCGATCGCCGTACTCCAGGCGATTCCGGGGGTGCAGCTGGTACCGCTGGACGAGTCGGATCAATGTTGCGGCAGTGCTGGAATCTACAACCTGATCGAGCCGGAGACGTCGGACGCCGTGCTGGAACGGAAACTGGATCGCATCGGCGCATCTCATGCTGCGCTCGTTGCCACCGGCAATCCCGGTTGTCTTATGCAGATCGGAGCGGGATTGCTTCGGTCCGACATGCGGGCGCGCGCGGTGCATCCTATAGATTTACTGGATGCCTCCTACGCTGCTGATTGA
- a CDS encoding FAD-binding protein, which produces MRGDAEISAAVRDAIADRGGLRIVGRGTWLDAGSPVAAHTQLVLSDDHGIVAYVPDDLTITVRAGTTLRELDETLGAHDQWIALDPEGGTDVTIGATVATCSYGPAAAFFGTPRDQVLGMTVVLGTGDVIRAGGRVVKNVAGFDLTRLMIGAWGTLGVITEVTLRVRSRSMRIDSVSHMRRQLPQSHGYRRPEIVHDRLSAALMQRFDPHHVLNPGIMEAKS; this is translated from the coding sequence ATGCGCGGTGACGCAGAGATCTCGGCGGCGGTGCGCGATGCGATAGCCGATCGCGGCGGGCTTCGCATCGTCGGCCGCGGAACGTGGCTCGACGCTGGATCACCCGTCGCGGCGCATACGCAGCTCGTTCTTTCAGACGATCACGGAATCGTTGCGTACGTGCCGGACGATCTAACGATAACCGTACGAGCGGGAACCACGCTACGCGAGCTGGACGAGACACTGGGCGCACACGATCAGTGGATCGCGCTGGATCCGGAAGGAGGCACCGACGTCACGATTGGCGCGACGGTTGCGACATGCTCGTACGGACCTGCGGCGGCGTTCTTTGGGACGCCGCGAGATCAGGTGCTGGGCATGACGGTCGTGCTCGGGACGGGAGATGTGATACGCGCAGGCGGGCGAGTGGTGAAGAACGTCGCCGGCTTCGATCTCACGCGACTCATGATCGGTGCGTGGGGAACGCTGGGCGTCATCACGGAAGTTACGCTGCGTGTGCGGTCGCGGTCGATGCGAATTGATTCGGTCTCGCACATGCGCCGCCAGCTTCCGCAGTCGCACGGTTACCGCAGGCCGGAGATTGTTCACGACCGGCTTTCCGCTGCGCTCATGCAGCGCTTCGATCCGCACCACGTGCTGAATCCTGGAATCATGGAAGCGAAGTCATGA
- a CDS encoding cytidylate kinase-like family protein produces MPIITVSRMYCSGGSNVAARVADAMGWSLLDNAVIDEVAARTGLSVSEVAAREERRPSLAERVATAMAMSTQEMMSPIASAQLPPTEQRLLDVTRTVIEEAASRDSVVIVGRGAQMMLGSRGDVFGVFCYGPLEALTRRCMQRDGLDHAHAEKRVLQVNQERAAWVKSNWGRDWSWVDNYHLCVNTDALGVDGAADAIVRAARVYFERG; encoded by the coding sequence ATGCCGATCATCACTGTCTCGCGCATGTACTGCTCGGGTGGCTCGAACGTCGCGGCGCGCGTGGCGGACGCGATGGGATGGTCGCTGCTGGACAACGCTGTGATCGACGAAGTAGCGGCCCGCACGGGACTGAGCGTGTCGGAGGTCGCCGCACGTGAGGAGCGCCGTCCGTCGTTGGCGGAGCGGGTCGCCACGGCGATGGCGATGAGTACTCAGGAGATGATGTCGCCGATCGCCTCGGCGCAACTGCCGCCGACGGAGCAGCGGCTGCTGGATGTGACTCGCACGGTGATCGAGGAGGCAGCGAGCCGCGACTCGGTGGTCATCGTCGGTCGCGGCGCGCAGATGATGCTCGGCTCGCGCGGTGACGTCTTCGGAGTATTCTGCTACGGCCCCCTGGAGGCGCTTACACGCAGGTGCATGCAGCGGGACGGCCTGGACCATGCCCACGCGGAGAAACGCGTGCTACAGGTCAATCAGGAACGCGCAGCGTGGGTCAAATCGAACTGGGGGCGCGACTGGAGCTGGGTGGACAACTACCATCTCTGCGTCAACACCGATGCGCTGGGCGTGGATGGGGCGGCGGATGCGATCGTGCGAGCGGCGCGCGTGTACTTCGAGCGGGGATGA
- a CDS encoding FAD-linked oxidase C-terminal domain-containing protein, with protein MTTQLVAGLVDKLRAIVGDRFVLIRDAELLAYESDGLPGYHKRPNVAVLPGSRDEVVEVVRLLAESEVQFVPRGAGTGLSGGALADDVVLLGLHRLKAVLDMDIARMRATVEPGVVNATLNKRLAPHGVFYAPDPSSEAACTIGGNIAENSGGPHCLKYGVTLNHVLAATVLLPDGEIVELGDRDGGMAGYDLLGAFVGSEGCFGVALDITVRLTRKPAAVRTALADFMDVADASHATSAIIASGVVPAALEFMDSGVIRVVEQSIFAAGYPIDAAAILLIEVDGTVESTDADMDLVRKLCMECGARSVRVATNETERARLWQGRKKAFGAMGRLAPNLAVQDAVIPRTRLAEVLAQIHAIADSHGVTVCNVFHAGDGNLHPNISYDAGDPDQVRRVHESMAAMMQACIAAGGSITGEHGVGLDKLRYMPLLFDEPTLAAMCDLRTAFDPARRSNPGKVVPVHSCREWHGAPAVRAGEIASEVASDAR; from the coding sequence ATGACAACTCAACTTGTGGCCGGGCTCGTCGACAAGTTGCGCGCCATCGTGGGTGATCGATTCGTCCTAATACGCGATGCAGAGTTGCTGGCATACGAATCGGACGGACTGCCGGGTTATCACAAGCGCCCCAACGTCGCGGTGCTTCCCGGGTCGCGCGACGAGGTTGTGGAAGTGGTACGGTTGCTTGCCGAGTCCGAGGTACAGTTCGTACCGCGTGGTGCGGGAACGGGGCTCTCCGGCGGTGCACTGGCTGACGACGTGGTGCTTCTGGGTCTGCACCGGCTCAAGGCTGTGCTCGACATGGACATCGCGCGGATGCGCGCGACGGTCGAGCCAGGTGTCGTGAATGCGACGCTGAACAAGCGGCTCGCGCCTCACGGTGTGTTCTACGCGCCCGATCCATCCAGCGAGGCAGCGTGCACGATTGGTGGAAACATCGCCGAGAACTCCGGTGGTCCGCACTGCCTCAAGTATGGTGTGACGCTGAATCACGTTCTCGCTGCTACCGTTCTGCTTCCCGATGGGGAGATCGTCGAGCTGGGCGATCGCGACGGCGGGATGGCAGGCTACGATCTACTTGGCGCATTCGTGGGATCGGAGGGATGCTTCGGCGTTGCACTGGACATCACCGTGCGGCTTACGCGGAAGCCGGCGGCCGTACGAACGGCGCTGGCGGATTTCATGGACGTTGCGGATGCATCGCACGCGACGTCGGCGATCATTGCATCGGGCGTGGTGCCGGCGGCTCTCGAATTCATGGACAGCGGCGTAATCCGCGTGGTCGAGCAGTCGATATTCGCCGCCGGCTATCCCATCGACGCAGCTGCGATTCTACTGATCGAGGTGGACGGAACCGTCGAGAGCACGGATGCGGACATGGATCTCGTGCGCAAGCTGTGCATGGAATGTGGCGCGCGCTCCGTGCGTGTCGCCACGAACGAGACCGAGCGGGCGCGGTTGTGGCAGGGCCGGAAGAAAGCGTTCGGAGCGATGGGACGTCTCGCGCCGAATCTGGCGGTCCAGGACGCGGTGATTCCGCGCACGCGTCTGGCGGAGGTACTGGCGCAGATCCACGCGATCGCCGACTCGCACGGAGTGACGGTGTGCAACGTATTTCACGCTGGTGACGGCAACCTGCATCCGAACATCTCCTACGACGCTGGCGATCCGGATCAGGTACGGCGCGTGCACGAGTCGATGGCGGCGATGATGCAGGCATGCATCGCGGCTGGCGGGAGCATCACCGGCGAGCACGGTGTGGGGCTGGACAAGCTGCGTTACATGCCGTTGCTGTTCGACGAGCCGACGCTCGCGGCGATGTGCGATCTGCGCACTGCATTCGACCCGGCGCGACGCTCGAATCCCGGCAAGGTGGTTCCGGTGCATTCATGTCGCGAGTGGCATGGAGCGCCGGCAGTACGCGCTGGTGAGATCGCATCCGAGGTGGCGTCTGATGCGCGGTGA